A stretch of the Candidatus Kapaibacterium sp. genome encodes the following:
- the rsgA gene encoding ribosome small subunit-dependent GTPase A: MNPAICPKIPNLDSLLRSANTVIVESDFDGKVEYIDCKVSGKIITPHSQSNLVAVGDKIQFLRSNSIAEDSGLVTGRIVAVEQRETYFSRKAAGRATREHVIAANCDKLLILSSLADPIYNRRFIDRVLLAAEFGDVQPAICVNKTDLFDDISAFEEDFEAYPKMGIEVFFVSALNQDGLNDIIEFTKDSTTLLFGPSGVGKSTLLNDLVGQEVQEVAEISERTGKGQHTTSAVRMFKLSDTTRLIDSPGVREFALWNVNREELPLYFRDFVKFMHDCKFTPCTHMHEPGCAVLAAVDRGDIDAERYQSYINLVESTDEISF, translated from the coding sequence GTGAATCCGGCGATTTGCCCGAAAATTCCGAACTTGGACTCGTTGTTGCGCAGTGCAAATACCGTCATCGTCGAATCGGATTTTGATGGCAAAGTCGAATATATTGATTGCAAAGTTTCAGGGAAAATTATCACGCCGCATTCTCAGTCAAATTTGGTCGCTGTGGGCGACAAAATTCAATTCTTACGGAGCAATTCCATCGCCGAAGACTCGGGCTTGGTAACCGGACGTATCGTGGCTGTTGAGCAACGAGAGACTTATTTCTCCCGAAAAGCAGCAGGGCGAGCCACCCGAGAACACGTTATAGCAGCCAATTGTGACAAATTGTTGATTCTTTCATCATTAGCCGACCCGATTTATAACCGAAGATTTATAGATAGAGTTTTACTCGCAGCCGAATTTGGCGATGTTCAACCCGCCATTTGTGTCAACAAGACGGATTTGTTCGACGACATCAGTGCTTTTGAAGAAGATTTTGAAGCATACCCCAAAATGGGAATTGAAGTTTTCTTTGTGAGCGCTCTAAACCAAGATGGCTTGAACGATATTATCGAGTTCACGAAAGACAGCACCACCTTACTATTCGGACCATCCGGAGTCGGGAAATCTACTTTGCTCAATGATTTGGTCGGTCAGGAAGTGCAAGAAGTAGCTGAAATCAGCGAGCGAACCGGCAAAGGTCAACACACAACAAGCGCCGTGCGAATGTTCAAACTTAGCGACACGACACGCCTGATAGATTCGCCCGGAGTTCGGGAATTTGCACTTTGGAACGTCAATAGGGAAGAGCTACCTCTATATTTTCGTGATTTCGTAAAATTCATGCACGATTGCAAATTCACGCCTTGTACACACATGCACGAGCCGGGTTGCGCAGTCCTTGCCGCTGTGGACCGTGGCGATATAGACGCAGAAAGATACCAAAGTTACATCAATTTAGTAGAATCAACAGACGAAATTAGTTTTTAA
- the gyrA gene encoding DNA gyrase subunit A — MSHLNYETIVQTLLEDEMKSSYLDYSMSVIVSRALPDVRDGLKPVHRRILYAMQELGLLPNRAYKKSARLVGEVLGKYHPHGDSSVYDAMVRLAQDWSMRYPLVDGQGNYGSVDGDPPAAMRYTETRLAQIANQTLRDIDKNTVDFQPNFDESLKEPTVLPTVLPTLLINGASGIAVGMATNIPPHNLTEIVNGLVAYIENRDITIEELMEYVPAPDFPTGGIIYGYEGVRETYRTGRGKIIVRAKVAFEENKTGSRQSIIVTELPYQVNKASLIEKIADLVRAKVLEDISGLNDESDRDGMRIVIDLKRDGSPEVVLNNLYKHTQMQVTFGSIMLSLVKGRPRVLTLRDMMKYFIEFRNEVIIRRTKFELDTAEKRAHILEGFKIALDNIDAVIKLIRASRDAATASMGLQETFGLSEIQAKAILDMRLQRLTGLERDKIEKEYRELIQLIEKLKAILASNDLQMEIIKTELIEIREKFGDARRTEVVRDAKEFTIEDMIADEDVIVTISHKGFIKRTPLSSYRRQNKGGRGASGSTTYDDDFIEFIYQASTHHYLLFFTDAGKVYRIKVYDLPEGSRTAKGRSLANVIAKEANEKVTALMPVKEFVDDEFVIMCTQKGVIKKTELSKFANVRQNGIIAIGLNDDDKLMTAGISDGNADIIIGTRNGIACRFRESDVRSMGRTATGVRGISLSKSDSVVAMIIIKRQDAQVMVVSENGYGKRTKFEDFRLTRRGAKGVISMNVTPKTGKVVGILPAVDNDDLVVMTVNGIVIRQSIKAIRTIGRNTQGVRLIRLDEGDSIADIITVVHDDDQDNLNDNIIDAPEQDQLL; from the coding sequence ATGTCACATTTGAATTACGAAACGATAGTACAGACGCTGTTAGAAGATGAGATGAAAAGCTCATACCTTGATTATTCAATGTCTGTAATAGTATCAAGAGCATTACCTGACGTAAGGGATGGCTTAAAGCCCGTGCACCGAAGGATTCTGTACGCAATGCAAGAATTAGGATTATTGCCAAACCGCGCCTACAAAAAGTCCGCAAGACTTGTGGGTGAAGTGCTTGGTAAGTACCACCCGCACGGCGATTCATCGGTTTATGACGCAATGGTAAGGCTTGCCCAAGATTGGAGTATGCGTTACCCATTGGTTGACGGTCAGGGCAACTACGGCTCTGTTGACGGCGACCCACCGGCGGCAATGCGTTACACCGAAACAAGATTAGCCCAAATTGCCAATCAAACTCTACGGGATATTGATAAAAATACTGTTGATTTTCAGCCGAACTTTGACGAATCTCTGAAAGAACCGACTGTGCTTCCAACTGTGTTGCCAACCTTGCTCATCAATGGTGCGAGTGGTATTGCTGTTGGTATGGCGACAAATATTCCGCCTCACAATTTGACTGAAATTGTCAACGGGCTCGTAGCATATATCGAAAACCGCGACATTACTATCGAGGAATTGATGGAATATGTTCCGGCACCGGATTTCCCTACAGGTGGTATAATCTATGGTTACGAAGGCGTTAGAGAAACTTATAGGACAGGTAGAGGCAAAATTATTGTTAGAGCCAAAGTCGCTTTTGAAGAAAATAAAACCGGCTCAAGACAATCAATCATCGTAACAGAGCTCCCCTATCAAGTAAATAAAGCAAGTTTGATTGAAAAAATTGCAGATTTGGTTCGTGCAAAAGTATTGGAAGATATTTCAGGCTTGAATGACGAATCCGACCGTGATGGAATGCGAATTGTCATAGATTTGAAACGTGACGGCAGCCCGGAAGTAGTCTTGAATAATTTGTACAAACATACTCAGATGCAAGTAACTTTCGGTTCAATCATGTTGTCGCTTGTCAAAGGCAGACCGCGTGTACTGACTTTACGCGATATGATGAAATATTTCATCGAGTTCAGAAATGAAGTTATCATTCGTAGAACTAAATTTGAATTAGACACCGCCGAGAAACGTGCTCATATCTTGGAAGGCTTCAAAATTGCTTTGGACAATATTGATGCCGTTATCAAATTGATTCGTGCTTCTCGCGATGCTGCTACTGCATCTATGGGATTGCAAGAAACATTCGGGTTAAGCGAAATTCAGGCAAAAGCTATCCTCGATATGCGTTTGCAAAGATTGACAGGACTTGAAAGAGACAAAATCGAAAAAGAATATCGCGAATTAATCCAATTAATCGAAAAATTAAAAGCAATTTTGGCAAGTAATGATTTGCAAATGGAAATCATCAAAACTGAATTAATCGAAATTCGCGAAAAATTCGGCGATGCTCGTAGAACTGAAGTAGTTCGCGATGCCAAAGAATTCACTATCGAAGATATGATTGCCGATGAAGACGTCATAGTGACGATTTCGCATAAAGGATTCATCAAGCGTACGCCATTGAGTAGCTATCGTCGCCAGAACAAAGGTGGCAGAGGCGCCAGCGGCTCGACTACTTATGATGATGACTTTATCGAATTTATCTATCAAGCTTCGACTCATCATTATTTGCTATTCTTCACAGATGCAGGCAAAGTTTACCGAATCAAAGTTTATGATTTGCCCGAAGGCAGTCGTACAGCGAAAGGTAGGTCGCTTGCTAATGTGATTGCTAAAGAAGCAAATGAAAAAGTTACCGCTTTGATGCCGGTGAAGGAATTCGTTGATGATGAATTTGTAATCATGTGTACACAAAAAGGCGTCATCAAAAAGACAGAATTATCCAAATTTGCAAACGTCCGCCAAAACGGTATCATTGCTATCGGATTGAACGATGACGACAAATTGATGACAGCAGGTATCAGCGATGGAAATGCAGATATAATTATCGGCACTCGCAACGGTATTGCATGTAGATTCAGAGAATCTGATGTCCGTTCGATGGGCAGAACTGCAACTGGTGTTCGCGGTATATCATTATCGAAAAGCGATTCAGTCGTGGCGATGATAATTATCAAGCGCCAAGATGCACAAGTAATGGTAGTCAGCGAAAACGGCTATGGTAAGCGTACTAAATTTGAAGATTTCCGTCTTACTCGTCGCGGTGCCAAAGGCGTGATTTCTATGAACGTCACTCCAAAGACCGGAAAAGTTGTCGGTATTTTACCTGCAGTTGATAATGATGACTTGGTCGTAATGACAGTCAATGGCATTGTAATCAGACAAAGCATAAAAGCTATCAGGACAATTGGCAGAAATACTCAAGGTGTCAGACTGATTAGATTGGACGAGGGCGATTCGATTGCCGATATTATCACAGTCGTGCATGACGATGACCAAGACAATCTAAATGATAACATAATTGATGCACCCGAGCAAGACCAATTGCTTTAA
- the recJ gene encoding single-stranded-DNA-specific exonuclease RecJ: MLNYRWTIRQNNDEETVQRIAKFLKIPKSLAEVLASRGLTDQDDAAGFFKPSLNELHNPFIMEDMQKAVDRILLAIRRQELIWVHGDYDVDGTASTSMVCQFLTEIGGRVDYYIPDRFEDGYGLSEKSIDLGISRGASLLLTVDVGITSYEQIEYATSKNVDTIICDHHEPGPHIPKVVAILDPLMPGCPYPFKSLSACGVAFKLVQAISHELGISSKAIEFLDYVAISSAADMVPLLGENRILVHYGLKLLNSNPRPGLKGLIHCTGLKLGHITASNIVYAIAPLINAAGRLGDAKRSVEMMMQKDENVAFRIAQILEDENRKRRLFDQHAFEEAIPIADELIKTTAPHSLVIYGDKWHAGVIGIVASRLVDRYNLPSILLTNIDGVAKGSARSINDFDVHTALKICEDLLLEFGGHKHAAGLSLKIENVPEFRKRFDDLAKLKITTEMLTPEILIDAELQFNELSPTFLDTLNIFAPYGYANYKPVFVSNGVKSQNGIKIIGNSNIRFRAIQNNFAIDAIGINLAKKVNLCNNNKSFSIVYSLEFSNFSGNKTPQLNIKDIRPDFN; encoded by the coding sequence ATGTTGAACTATCGGTGGACAATCAGACAAAATAATGATGAAGAGACTGTACAAAGAATAGCGAAATTTCTAAAAATACCCAAAAGCTTGGCTGAGGTGCTGGCATCACGTGGTTTGACTGACCAAGATGATGCGGCAGGTTTTTTTAAGCCATCGTTGAACGAATTGCATAATCCATTCATTATGGAGGATATGCAAAAGGCAGTAGATAGGATACTGCTGGCGATAAGAAGGCAAGAGTTAATCTGGGTTCACGGAGATTACGATGTTGACGGTACAGCGAGTACATCAATGGTATGTCAGTTCCTTACGGAAATCGGAGGGCGTGTGGATTACTATATCCCCGACCGATTCGAGGATGGGTACGGACTATCAGAAAAGAGTATTGACCTCGGCATTAGCCGTGGTGCGTCATTGTTGTTGACTGTTGACGTAGGGATTACATCATACGAACAAATCGAATACGCAACCTCTAAAAATGTTGATACAATCATTTGCGACCACCACGAGCCCGGTCCGCATATACCAAAAGTAGTAGCAATCCTGGACCCATTGATGCCGGGTTGCCCCTATCCTTTCAAATCGCTTTCTGCATGTGGCGTGGCATTCAAGCTCGTTCAGGCAATTTCGCACGAGTTAGGCATTAGCTCTAAGGCGATTGAATTTCTTGACTACGTAGCAATTTCATCTGCTGCGGATATGGTTCCGCTACTTGGCGAAAACCGCATATTAGTCCACTATGGCTTGAAGTTACTCAATAGCAACCCACGACCCGGCTTGAAGGGCTTAATTCATTGTACAGGGCTTAAATTGGGGCATATAACGGCATCTAATATTGTTTATGCCATTGCTCCTTTGATAAATGCAGCCGGAAGATTGGGCGATGCGAAGCGCTCGGTTGAAATGATGATGCAAAAAGATGAAAACGTGGCGTTCCGAATTGCACAAATTCTCGAAGATGAGAATCGCAAACGCAGATTGTTTGACCAGCATGCTTTTGAGGAAGCAATCCCGATTGCTGATGAGCTAATCAAAACGACTGCACCGCACTCATTGGTGATTTACGGCGATAAATGGCACGCCGGAGTGATTGGAATCGTAGCTTCGAGACTCGTTGATAGATACAATCTACCTTCAATTTTGCTTACAAATATTGACGGAGTTGCCAAGGGTTCAGCCCGCAGCATCAACGATTTTGATGTTCACACTGCTCTCAAAATTTGCGAAGATTTGCTGCTCGAATTCGGGGGGCATAAACATGCTGCCGGATTATCACTGAAAATCGAAAATGTGCCGGAGTTTAGAAAAAGATTTGACGACTTAGCCAAATTGAAGATAACGACGGAAATGTTGACACCGGAAATTTTGATTGATGCCGAATTGCAATTTAACGAACTCTCACCCACTTTTCTCGACACATTGAATATTTTTGCACCTTACGGATATGCCAACTACAAGCCGGTTTTTGTTTCAAATGGTGTCAAATCCCAAAATGGAATTAAAATCATTGGCAATAGCAATATCCGCTTTAGAGCGATTCAGAATAATTTTGCAATTGATGCGATTGGGATAAATTTAGCCAAAAAAGTGAATTTGTGCAATAATAACAAATCATTTTCTATTGTTTATAGTTTAGAGTTTTCGAATTTTAGTGGAAATAAAACACCACAATTAAATATCAAGGATATCAGACCGGATTTCAATTAA
- a CDS encoding AAA domain-containing protein — protein MIQPDKYLELINSIGDDGKSNHAKRLKKLVSILKSYYRDIADLASQSFPSSYAINSYIHERFKFPPDLKNYFNKLIIISKNAHNHDITDITVNNCIALVNDIINYIYTNELIDFDNTDYGKYFNSFKYKKSAIVDLIDLLIVKIIKKHDDYCLIEFLDEDEKVSITFNKPWNDIYKYMSKGCHINAIDVNRMSDTKFETAARSIIVLEPDYLVDVTEIANSFQSSGPDYYVNFIKKISDFPNSIHLQIGKIVNTIFDEIIQEPNADFDSLFEIALKQDPLSFFDFFENNKNEFGKLKEQIRKIINNLLEILPRIEYVDPIVEPSFISPTYGLQGRLDIAEIKSEDYSEVNILELKSGKPPSQKLTMLGDDGKYIQSGVWAQHLAQVTGYNLLIDEINKERFGVSAILYAQDLDNPIRNVPNTFHYKRLIISHRNYIVGAEFALAARRFKLIDSNSELTESITNYITSELLSRFYAFYNIASPVLREWFREQISFVYREIITGKIGFYGADSFMSYSNLWKLNKFDLNYSSNVLTDMKLNLQLSNPQQLHLYFEVDKRSMQYTSLRQGDIVVLFHSDPTGECLPHKDQLLRGSIISTGIDFLIISLRNKTLPRNSLNINIEWAITSDRLESTNKSNLNSIYKLLSSDKKVTDFILGIREPEFEDKQIEKITYLNSKQNEVYVKCINAKNYFIVQGPPGTGKTSYMLRALVDYFTNVEQKSVLVLAYTNRAVDEIESVISSIEPDIKFLRLGSKASKKKSNRLVGDLADKISLKELYKEVIDSNVYISTVASALSNDSIFGLKSFDIIITDEASQIPEFQLAGLLTRAKKFILIGDEKQLPAIISQSPQYYHIENELLADICMTNLSISLFDRLLRVCKMNDWAKAFDTLIFQARMHEDIQNFPNMLFYNNALQIFGLNQKEKIKHFSANSSNPMERILATKRFVFINCMHGLGFKESEIEAKMVLDICQTIKQAVKHHFNNETIGVIAPYRVQCSLVKSYLTEEFGDTVNVDTVERYQGSQREFIILSTATNYEQLLTSMSNISYFDDIPIDRKLNVAMTRAKSHFIFIGNAKILQNSPIYAKLLEELRNEQAYFESSDLM, from the coding sequence ATGATTCAGCCTGATAAATACCTTGAATTAATTAATTCTATTGGTGATGATGGAAAGTCAAATCATGCTAAACGATTAAAGAAATTAGTTTCTATACTAAAGTCTTACTATCGCGATATAGCTGATTTAGCCAGTCAGAGCTTCCCAAGTTCGTATGCAATAAATTCATACATTCATGAGCGATTCAAATTTCCGCCGGATTTAAAGAATTATTTTAATAAATTAATAATTATATCTAAAAATGCACATAATCATGATATTACTGATATAACTGTCAATAATTGCATAGCATTAGTTAATGATATTATTAATTATATATATACAAATGAATTAATTGATTTCGATAATACTGATTACGGTAAATATTTTAATTCATTTAAATACAAAAAGTCTGCAATTGTTGATTTGATTGATTTATTGATTGTAAAAATAATAAAGAAACACGATGATTATTGTCTTATTGAATTTCTTGATGAAGATGAAAAAGTAAGTATCACATTCAATAAGCCTTGGAATGATATTTATAAATATATGTCAAAGGGTTGTCATATTAATGCGATTGACGTAAACCGAATGTCTGACACTAAGTTTGAAACTGCCGCACGTTCGATTATAGTGTTGGAACCTGACTATTTGGTAGATGTAACGGAAATTGCAAATAGTTTCCAATCATCAGGACCTGATTATTATGTTAATTTCATCAAGAAAATCTCCGATTTTCCGAATAGTATTCATCTGCAAATTGGGAAAATCGTAAATACAATATTTGACGAAATTATCCAAGAGCCAAATGCTGATTTTGATTCGCTTTTTGAAATTGCACTAAAGCAAGACCCACTCTCCTTTTTCGACTTTTTTGAAAATAATAAAAATGAATTTGGCAAATTAAAAGAACAGATTCGGAAAATAATTAATAATTTATTGGAAATATTACCGAGAATTGAATACGTTGACCCGATTGTTGAACCTTCGTTCATATCTCCTACTTATGGGCTGCAGGGGCGATTGGATATTGCGGAAATTAAATCTGAAGATTATTCGGAAGTGAATATACTCGAATTAAAATCCGGCAAACCTCCAAGCCAAAAGCTTACAATGCTGGGCGATGACGGCAAGTATATTCAGAGCGGAGTTTGGGCGCAGCACCTTGCCCAAGTAACGGGATATAATTTGTTAATTGATGAAATAAATAAGGAACGCTTTGGAGTTTCGGCAATTTTGTATGCTCAGGATTTGGATAATCCGATACGAAATGTGCCAAATACATTTCATTATAAGCGCCTAATAATTTCGCATCGTAATTATATTGTCGGAGCTGAATTTGCACTTGCAGCGAGACGCTTCAAATTGATTGATTCCAATTCGGAGTTGACTGAAAGCATTACTAATTATATCACGAGTGAACTTTTATCGAGGTTTTATGCATTTTACAATATTGCCTCTCCGGTATTGCGAGAATGGTTTAGAGAGCAAATTTCATTTGTTTATCGTGAAATTATTACCGGAAAAATTGGCTTTTACGGCGCAGATTCATTTATGTCATATTCTAATTTGTGGAAACTAAATAAATTTGATTTGAATTATAGCAGTAATGTGTTGACTGATATGAAGTTAAATCTGCAACTAAGCAATCCGCAACAATTGCATTTGTATTTTGAAGTGGATAAAAGGAGCATGCAATATACTTCTCTCAGGCAAGGCGACATTGTTGTATTGTTTCATTCTGACCCGACAGGTGAATGTCTGCCGCATAAAGACCAATTGCTACGTGGTTCGATAATTTCGACAGGAATAGATTTTTTAATTATTTCTTTGCGTAATAAAACATTGCCCAGAAATAGTCTGAATATAAATATTGAATGGGCAATAACATCAGACAGGCTCGAATCTACAAACAAATCAAATCTTAATTCAATTTATAAATTATTAAGTTCTGATAAAAAAGTCACTGATTTTATTTTAGGAATTAGAGAACCCGAATTTGAAGATAAACAAATCGAGAAAATAACTTACCTTAATTCAAAGCAAAATGAAGTATATGTAAAATGTATAAATGCTAAGAATTATTTCATTGTTCAAGGACCTCCGGGCACAGGTAAAACCTCGTATATGCTGCGTGCACTTGTGGATTATTTCACAAATGTAGAGCAAAAATCCGTTTTGGTGTTGGCATATACAAATCGTGCAGTGGATGAAATCGAATCTGTGATTTCATCAATCGAGCCGGATATTAAATTCTTGCGCTTAGGCTCGAAAGCATCTAAGAAAAAGTCGAACAGATTAGTTGGAGATTTGGCGGATAAAATCAGCTTGAAAGAGCTATATAAGGAAGTCATAGACTCAAATGTATATATTTCCACTGTGGCTTCGGCTTTGAGCAATGATTCGATTTTCGGGTTGAAATCTTTTGATATAATAATTACCGATGAAGCGTCGCAAATTCCGGAATTCCAATTAGCAGGATTATTAACTCGAGCCAAAAAATTCATACTTATCGGCGATGAAAAACAGCTTCCTGCAATTATCAGCCAATCGCCTCAATATTATCATATTGAAAATGAGTTACTTGCGGATATTTGCATGACGAATTTGTCAATCTCGCTTTTCGACCGATTATTGCGCGTTTGCAAAATGAATGATTGGGCGAAAGCCTTCGACACATTGATTTTTCAAGCTCGTATGCACGAGGATATTCAGAATTTCCCAAATATGCTTTTTTACAATAATGCTTTGCAAATATTCGGGCTGAACCAAAAGGAAAAAATCAAGCATTTCTCTGCCAATTCGAGCAATCCGATGGAGCGAATTCTTGCCACAAAAAGATTCGTATTCATAAATTGTATGCACGGCTTGGGGTTCAAGGAGTCCGAAATTGAAGCCAAGATGGTGTTGGATATTTGCCAAACTATCAAGCAAGCTGTCAAACATCATTTCAATAATGAGACGATTGGTGTAATCGCTCCGTATCGAGTACAATGCTCCTTGGTGAAAAGTTATCTGACTGAGGAGTTCGGCGACACGGTGAATGTTGATACAGTAGAACGCTACCAAGGCAGCCAGCGCGAATTTATCATTCTGTCAACTGCTACAAATTACGAGCAATTGCTCACTTCAATGTCAAACATATCATATTTTGATGACATTCCAATCGACCGCAAACTCAACGTCGCAATGACGAGAGCAAAATCACATTTCATTTTTATTGGCAATGCGAAAATCCTCCAAAACTCACCTATTTATGCAAAGTTGCTCGAGGAACTCCGAAATGAGCAGGCATATTTCGAAAGTAGTGATTTAATGTAG